The window TGGCGGTGACCGTGGTGTCCACCTGCCCCAGTGCTGCCAGGTTGCGCAGCCAGTGGAAGGTGTGCGCCCGGCTCTCACCCTCCTCGATCGCGTACGTCGGGTTGGCCCGGAAGCTGGCCAGCGCGGCGTCCGGCTCGGCCATCGCCCGGAACGACCAGAGGACGTCCTGCCACACCGTTGGTGGACCACCGTTGTTGGTGACCAGCTCGTTCCAGTTGGTGGTGACGTACGCGGGCTTGTAACCGAGGTAGTTCGAGCCACCGGTGATCGGGAGCATGTTGATGCCCTGGATCATCTCCGGCTCACCGGAGAACCAGGTGGCGTACGCGCCACCGTCGCCCCAGACCATGCCGACCGTCTTGTGCGCGAACGCGGCCGGGAAGTTGCTGTCGGCCGAGTCGAACCAGTACTCCTGGATCGCCTGCGCCTGGGTGGTGTAGATGAACAGCCCGGCGTCGCGTACGGCGGTGTTGCCGGTGGCCAGGCCCCACTGGATCAGGGCGGAGGCGAAGTTCATCCCCTCCGAGGAGGACTCCTGGTTGTTGCCGGCCATGAACGAGCCGTGTCCGGAGGCCCAGTCGTGCCCGGCGAAGATGTCGAAGTCACGCAGGAACGGGAACATCGGGTCGTTGCGGTCCGGGCTGTTCGCGTCCCGGATCAGGAGGTTGACCATGCCGCCGTACTGGCCGGTGGTGGCCCAGGTCGGGTCGAACTTGGCCAGCGTCGCCGCGGCGGCGATGTAGTAGCCGTAGTGGAAGTGGTGGTCGTTGAGTTCCAGGTCGGACCCGTACGAGGCGGGGTAGCCGACGAGCGTGCCCCAGGCCTGGTCGTAGTGGAACACCCGGGCGGTCTTGCCCGGCGAGGCGGTGAACCAGTCGTTGAGCCGGCTCCGGATCGCGTTCAGCAGGAGGTCCCGCTGGGCGGTCCGACCGAGCTGGTCGGCGATCTCGGCGAGCCGGGCGGCGCGACCGAGGCCCTTGCCGGTCCAGTAGGTGTCGTTGCCGAACCCGGCCAGCGGATCACCGGTGGCGACCTGGTCCAGATAGCCGCCGAGGGTCGCGAGGTCGGCCCCGCTGGAGGTGGCGACCGCCGGAATCTCCGGCAGCACCCCCTGGTAGCGGATGTTGGTGCTGAACGACGTCGCGCCGACCAGCGTCTTCATCGGACCACGCGGCGAGATGTACGTCTGCGCGAGCGGGGTGCCACCGGCCAGGTTCTTCCAGTGGTGCGGGTAGAGCGAGACGACCGTACCGCTGCCGGTGCCCTCGCGGGCGGTGGTGGTGAAGCCGTACGTGGCGGTCACGGTGCTGGTGGAGGCGTTGAAGCCCCACGAGACGCGGGTGCCGGTGACGTGGTTGTGGGCGTACTGGCCGTAGCTGGCCAGCAGGGCGGTGCGGTCGGCGGCCGAGCTGCTCGGGGTGGTCGGCAGGACCGCCACCGAGAAGTAGCCCCGTCCGGCGAGGGTCGAGGTGACCGTGTTCCCGCTGACCGTCCAGGTCGCCCCGGTCGGCGCGTACGCGACGTAGTCGTGCCCGCGTACGGTGAAGCCGAGCCGGCCGGCGGTGTTCGACCACACGGTCGGGGTGCTGGTCAGGCTGAGCTGGGCGTTGCCGCCGGTGGCCTGGGCGTACACGAACGGCAGCCCGTGCCCGACGGTGGCCTTCAGGGTCCGGGTCCCGTCCGACCAGTACGGCGTGACGGTCCAGTCGGTCCAGCCGTCCACCTTGACGTCGGGGGAGTTCAGCCCGGTCACGCCGAGGGTGAAGTCTGCGTTGTAGGTGTAGTGGTACTCGCCGGGTCCGGTCGGTGAACCGGAGATCCCCGCGGTGGTGGTGTACGAGACCCCGAGCCCGCCGGCAACCGGGTCGTACGACGCCGGGTGCGCGTGCAGCGGCTCGGAGTACGCGCAGTCGAGGCGCTTGAACAGCAGCGAGGACCACCAGTCGTTGGTGGGGACCGCGCCGGCCGGGGCGTTGGCGGTGACGTACCGCCGGGGGTTGGTGGAAAGGTCGGCGCAGCCGGACGGCGGTGCCGCCCCGGCCGGTCGGGTGGTGGCGTAGCTGCCGGCGCCGAGCGGGTCGGCGCCCGCACCACCGGCTATGGCGAAGGTGAGCCCACTGGCCACGAGCGCGACGGTCGCGCTGGCGGCCAGGAGTCGGCGGCGGAGGTTCTGGTGGGCCGGTCGCGGCCGGGTGTCCGGTTGGCCGCCGTCGTCGGGTACGACGTGGCGGAGGGACAGGTTCATGGTGCCTCCGGTCGGGGGACGGTCGTGCGCCCAAGGTTTCGCGCACATTAAGGGGGCGTTGCGTCAGAGCATCAGAGATGGTGGCTGCTGTCAATGTCTTGCCCCGTTCTTTGCGGGAGTACCGGTTCGGTAGGGGATCTCTGTTGACACTGCGCGGTCCGGCGGGCTAACTTTGAGAGAGCGCTCTCACGACCCCGCCGAGCGAGGTGGGAGCCTCGCTCGGCGGGTTACTCAGAGCTAGTGAAAGAGCGCTCTCTGCCATGCGCCCCACTTCACGGGATGCACCTGGGGCGCTATTCGCCGTGTACGGAGAACGCATTCTTGCCGCTCATTCCCTTCGGCAACAAGTGATCCGAAAAACCTTTCGAAAAACTGTTATCGGATCACTCGCCGCCGGTCGCCGTGGTCGTCGCCGGTGCCACTCGGGCGTGGTCAGCGCCGGTCGGTCGTGGTCAGCCGTGTGCGGCTGCCGCCGGTGCGTGCCGCTCCACCGGGTCGGCGCGAAGCTGCTCGGGGCGGCGCAGTGCGGTGAGCGTGACAAGGAGGGCGGCGACGAGCAACCCGGCGCCGACCGTGAAGGCCAGCCGGTAGCCACCGGTCAGCGCCACCGCCTCGCTCGCGCCCCCGCCCAGCAATCCGTCCGTACGGGTGGCCGCGAGGGTGGAGAGCACGGCGACCCCCAACGCCATGCCGAGCTGCTGGGTGGTGTTGAACAGTCCGGAGGCGAGCCCGGCGTTGTCGTCGCCCGCACCCGACATGCCGAGCGCGGTCAACGCCGGCAGGGCGAGCCCGAACCCCGAGGCGAGCAGCATCACCGGAAGCAGGTCGGTGACGTAGTCGGCGTGCACCGGGATCCGGCTCAGCCAGCCGAGCATCCCGATCAGCAGCAGGATGCCGGCCACCAGCACGTTCCGCTCGCCGAACCGGCGGTTGAGCCGGGCGGAGACACCGAGCGAGACCGCACCGATGACGGTCGCCGCCGGGAGCATCGCCAGGCCGGTCGCCGCGGCGCCGTACCCGCGTACCCGCTGGAGGTAGAGGGCGACCAGGATCTGGAACGAGAAGAGTGCCGCCACCATCAGCACCTGGACCAGGTTCGCCCCGGAAACGGCACGCGACCGGAAGATCCGCAACGGCATGAGCGGGTGACGCGCGGTCGCCTGGCGGACCACGAATCCGGCGAGCAGGGCGGCGGCGAGCGCACCGGAGCCGAGCGTACGGACCGAGGTCCACCCGTACGCGTCGACCTTGACGACGGTGAAGATGCCGAGCACCAGCCCGGCGGTGACCAGTACGGCACCGATGGCGTCGGCACCCGCGCCCAGCCCGAGCCCACGGTCGGCCGGCAGCACCCGCAGGGCGACCGCGAGCGCGGCGAGCCCGATCGGGAGGTTGATGAAGAAGATCCAGTGCCAGCTCAGCGAGTCGGTGAGCAGGCCGCCGAGCACCGAGCCGATCGAGGCCCCGGCGGCACCGGTGAAGCTGAAGACGGCGATCGCCCTGCCCCGTTCGGCGGGCTCGACGAAGAGCGTCACCAGGATGCCGAGGCTGACCGAGGCGCTCATCGCACTGCCGACGCCCTGGCCGAACCGGGCCGCGATCAGCACCCCGGGCGTGGTGGCCACGCCGGCCAGCAGCGAGGCCGCGGTGAAGACCGCGATCCCGGTGAGGAACAGCCGCCTGCGCCCGACCAGGTCGCCCAGCCGTCCGGCCAGCAGCAGCAGGCTGCCGAAGGGGACCAGGTAGGCGTTGACCACCCAGCTCAGGTCGGTCGGGGAGAAGCCGAGGTCGGCCTGGATCGCCGGCATCGCCACGGTGACGATGCTGCCGTCGAGGATGACCATCAGCATCCCGGTGGCGATGACCCCGAGGGCCAGCCAGCGGGTTCGGGTGGGGGGAGTGGACACGTCGGTCCTCCTGTCGTACGGACGTACTCGTACCGGTGACAGGAGGACCGTAGCAGATAGTTTTGTTAGAGACGATCTGTTAGTGAGCTAGTTCTTGGTCATGCCGTGGGCTAGTTCCCGCGCTGGCGGGCTCGGCGTACCGGTTGGGGGTGCTCGACCGGGCTGGCCAGATGCCCGGTGACCAGGCGGTCCAGGGCGCGCAGGAAGACCTTGCGCTCGTCGGCAGGAAGGGCGCCCAGTGCTTCCTCGTGCACCCGGTCGACGATCCGCTGACTCTGCTCGGCCACCCGCGCGCCCTCCGGGGTGACCGCGATGATCCGGGCCCGCCGGTCGGTGGCGGAGGCCCGGCGCTCGGCCAGCCCCGCCTTCTCCAGCGCGTCGACCGTCACCACCATCGTGGTCTTGTCCATGTCGCCCAGCTCGGCGAGCTGGATCTGGGTCCGCTCCTCCGCCAGGGCGTGCACCAGCACGCAGTGCATCCGCGCGGTGAGCCCGATCTCGGCGAGCGCCGCCGCCATCCGGGTCCGCAGCACATGGCTGGTGTGGTCCAGCAGGAACGACAGATCCGGTTCGGTCCGGGTCGGTGCCATCGCGGTCATGCCGACCAGCATAGCCAACTCGATCCGTGGCAGATCATCCAATAACAGACTTATCGCGGGTCCGGTCGACGCGGCCCACGCGGGTGGGTTGGAAGACCGGGGCGACTCAGGCGGGCGGGCCGAAGGAGAGGGCGAGGCGGACCGCGGCGTCGCGTACCGGGGTGAACCGGCGGGCCTGGGCGACCCGGCCGACCCGGTGCGAGAGCCGGGCCAACCGCTGGGTCGGCCGGCGGCGCAGGTTCTCGTACTCGGCCAGGCCGGCGGCGATCGAGGATCCGCCGATCAGGCACCGCCCGAGCGTCACCGCGTCGACCAGCGCCTCCCCGGCGCCCCGCCCCAGGTCGGGGGTCATCGCGTGGGCCGCGTCGCCGATCAGGACCACGTTCCCGTCGAGGTAAGTCGGTAGCGACGGGGCGAGATGGTAGAGGTCGTGGCGGAGGATCTCCGCGGGTCGGAGCCGGCTCAACACCTGCCGTACGCCCGCGTGCCAGTCACCGAACCTGGCCCGCAGTGCCGCCAACTCGCCCTCGGGGGAGCGTCCACCGGGCGGGGTCAGGGCGCTCGCGTACCAGTTGGTCCGGCCGTCCTCGCGCGGGGTGATGCCGAAGCGCTGCCCGCGACCCCAGGTTTCGTTCACCGAGTCGGTCGCCCCGTCCACGGTGCCCCGCCAGGCGGTGGCGCCCACGTACCGGGCGGCGCTGCCCGGACCGAAGATCGCGGTACGGGTGCGGCTGAACACGCCGTCGGCCGCCACCACCACGTCGAACCCGGTCCGGTACGCGGCCAGGTCGGTCACCGGGCTGTCGAAGGCGACCGTTCCGGGGGCGAGTGCCCCGGCGAGCAGCCCGAGCAGGGCCGGACGGGAGATCAGGTACACCGAGTCGCCGCTGCGTCGGGCCATCGCGCCCACGTCCAGGCGGGCGATCCGGGTCCCGTCCGGACGCAGGAAGTTGCCGTGGTGCTGCCGGGCGCCCCGCTGGCGTACCTCCTCGCCGAGCCCGAGTACGTCGAGCGCACGCAGCGATTCCGGCCACATCCCGAGCGCGGTGCCCGTGCCGACGGGGGTGGGTGCCTTCTCGCAGACCCGTACCGTCCAGCCGGCCCGTTGCAGCATGATCGCTGTCGCCAGTCCGCCGATTCCGCCGCCGATGATGCCCGCTCGCTGTGTCATGACCGGACCGTACTACGGCTGTAGTGTACTGTCACTACGACTGTAGTGAAATAGACTACGCATGTAGTCCGTTAGGGTGAGCGGATGTCGTCCCGGCAGGACCAACTCACCGACGCAGCCATCCGGGTACTCGGCGGACAGGGGCTGCGCCAGCTCACCCACCGGGCCGTCGACGCCGAGGCCGGGCTGCCCGCCGGTTCCGCGTCCAACCACTTTCGTACGCGCGACGCGCTGCTCACCGGCGTGGTCGCCCGACTGGCCGCCCTGGACCGGGCGGACTGGCAGGGGATGACCGGGGCGGTCCACCCCTCCGACCTCGACGAGCTGGCCCGGTTGCTCGCCGACTTCGTCCGGACGGCGGTCGGTGCGGGGCGGCTGCGTACCGTCGCCCGCCTCGCCCTCTGCCTGGACGCCGCGGTCCGCCCGCAGTTGCAGGCCGACCTCGGACAGGGCAACGCGGAGCTGGTCCGGTGGGGGGCGCCCTGGCTGCGCGCGGTCGGCTCACCGGACCCGGAACGGCACTGCCGGCTCATGCTGGACCACATGGACGGCGTGATCATGCACCAGCTCGCCTTCCCCGACCCGGACTTCGACCCCACCCCCGGCCTGCGTCTCCTGCTCGGCGCGATCGCGCCCCCCGCCGTCACGCACACCTGACCCACTGTCGGTGGTGGGCGCGGTCCCGACCGGCCCGGTCACCGCCACCGTGGGCGGGTGGGCGCGACTCGACCGGCCTGGTCACCGCCACTGTCGGCGGTGGGCGCGGCCCGACCGGACCGTGCCGTCCGGCATCCGGTACGGATCTTCCCGCGCAACTTTCTGTTGCGCCGCCGCCCGGGGCGGGTCTCCTGATCAGGAGGGGCGGTTGGTTCCCTCCCCGGCCGATCCGGTTCCGAGCCGACCCGGTCCGAGGCGAGCGGAGGAACCACGATGCGGGTTGCGGGAACCGCCGGTACGGATGTCTGACCTCCGGACCCCCGGCCGCCACAGCACCGAAGCCGCAGCGGCCGACCGTCAGTCACCCGAGCCGGCCCCGGTGCGGGAGTACACCGTTCCCCGGCAGCGCACCGGACACCGCCCCACCCTGCCCGACCGCTCCGACCGCTCCGACCGCTCCGACCGCTCCGACCGCTCCGACCCGGCCACCCGCCGGAACCGCCCCGGACAGTCGAACCAGGCCGCCGGCTCCGGTGCCGCCGTCCCCGCCGGTGCCTCCGGCCCCGCCAACGCCTACGGCCCCGCCGGCCTTCCCCGCCCGTCGGTTACCGCCGAAGGTCGCCGATCGCCATTGCCCGACGATGACGACTCACTGCCCCTCGCCGGCCACCGCTCACCGTCTCCAGCCGCCCACGGCTCGCCTTCCCCGGCCGGTGGCCGATCGCGGTCCCGTGCCGGGCACTCCGAATCGGAGTCCGGCCCGGTCACGGGTTGGCGGGGTGGTCACCGTCGGCCGGCCGGTCGCGGGGCGCGGATCGGCTCGATCGTCGCCGTTGTCCTCGGATGGCTCTTCGTGGTGCTGGTCGCACCGCAGATCACCCTGGGTCCGGGCTGGCGGTCGTTCGCGCTCTTCTGCCACCTGGCCTGTCTCGTGGTCGGCTTCGGAGCCGTACTCACGGTGGACTGGTTCAGCCTGCGCTGGCTGTTGCGCCGGGAACGGCTCGGCACCGTACTGGGGATGGCGCACGGGGCGCACCTGCTGATCTGGCTGGGGCTGCTGGGGCTGGTCGCCAGCGGTGCCGCTCTGCGCCCCGATACCTCATCCGGGCTGGTGCAGCTCAAGCTGCTCGCCGTACTCGCGGTGGGGATCAACGGGCTGTTCCTCGGCCGCGTACGCGACCGCCTGGTCAGCGTCGGCGACGCCCCCCTGTCCTGGCCCCACCTACTCCCCGGAGCCCTGGCCGCCACAGTCAGCCAACTCGGCTGGTGGACCGCAACAATCATCGGCTTCTGGAACGCCAACCCCTGATCCCCACCCCGTCCCCCGTACCCACCGTCGATCTTGCAGTTGTGGCGCCCGAATTTGTGTTGTCGGTCCGGGTTTGCGTACCGCCACAACTGCAAGATCGACGCGCTTTCGCGCCGACGCGCTTTCGCGCCGACGCGCTTTCGCGCCGACGCGCCTTCGCGGGGAGGGGTGGAGCGGGGGTTAGTTCACGGAGAGGTGGACGTGGTTGGTGTGGTTGCTGGAGGGGTCGCCGCCGCCGTTGTAGGCCTTCCAGCCGCTGCCGGGTAGCCAGATCTGCTTGAACCAGATCACGTAGAGCACACCGAGGCGGCTGGCGTTCTTGACGAAGTACGCGGCGAGGTTGTCGCCGTACGTCTTGTCGCCGCCGGTGGCGACCCCGCCGAAGCCGCCCTTCTCCGCCGCGAAGTCGCAGGCCCGGCCCTTCGGGTGTTCACCCGAGCCGCCGGTGCGGTGGCAGGAGACGAAGCGGGTGAAGCCCGCCGCCTTGGCCTGGTTCATGGCGTTCAGGGTGCGCGGGGTGATGCAGCCGGTGGTGGTCGGGTCGTTGACGCTGCACGACTCCTTCGGCCACGAGCCGTCCGAGTTGCGGGGTGCGGGCTTGGCCGTGGCGGCGGTGGTGGTGCCGGTGACCCCGGGGCTGGACCCGCCGCTGCCGGCGGCGGCCAGTGCCCGTTCGGCCTGCTGCTTGCGCTTGGCCATGATGTCGAGCTGCTTGCGCTGTTCCCGGATCTCGTTGTCGATCGCCGCCTTGGCCCGAGCCTCCTGGTCGCGTACCTCGATCAGGTTCCGGAGCTGGCGGTCCTCGTTGGCGGCGACCGTGCCCAGGGATGCGGCGCGGTCCAGGAAACCGTCCGGGGAGTTGCTGTTGAGCAGCGCGGTGAGGGGTCCCAGCCGGCCGGTGCGGTACGCCATGCCGGCCAGTTCGCCGACCGTCTGGGTACGGGTGACCAGCTCGGCCTCCAGTGTCCCCAGGTGTGCGGCGAGCTGCTGCTGTCGCTTGGTGGAGTTGTCCAGTGCCGCCTGGGCGTCGAGATAGCCCTTGGCCGCGACGTCGAGCTGCTCCCGGAGGCTGTCGCTGCCGCCCTCGTCGTCGGTGCCGCCGGGTGCGGCGGCGAGTACGGCGGTGCGCGACGGTGCGGGTGCGGCCAGCGCGGCGGCGGGGGTGAAGGCGCTGGCCAGCAGGGTGAGGGTGATCGCGATCGCGGTTCGGACCGCGCGCGGATAGCGGGGTCGTACGGGCGCCAACAATGGCATTCGGTGCACGTCCTTCCGTCAGCCGCCGACCGGGTTAGCTGACGGGTTCGGGACGGAAGATCCCTACCGCTGACGCGGATGCACCCCAATGACGCGATGGTTCCCCGGCTCGCATGTGCGATTAGGCGACGGTCACCGCAGGCGCCGGAGGGCGCCGCCCGGCGGAGACCGGTGCCGAGCCTACCGGCCGGGTCCAGTACGGACAGTGTTGGCGCGTCGGGCTTGCCAAATGAATCGAAGTGATATGCCGGATATAAACCGAAAATTTCACCCGGTCGGGGGACAAAAATTAAGGGCGAGGAAAGCGAAGAGTGGTCGGGTCCCGGTGCCGGTAAGGAGTGGACCCGATAGGGGCCGCCTACCGAAAGCCGGGCCGCGGTGCACCACCGACGACAGGTGTGAGGCGTACCCGATCGGGGTTCACCAGTCGGCGGGGCCGCAGTTCTCGGTCGCGCTGCCGGGCTCGACCTGGAGGGTGGCGTGGTTGATGTCGAAGTCGTCGTGCAGCGCACCGCGGGCGGCGGCCAGCACCGCGCCCACCTCGGCGCCGGCCGACAGGGTCAGGTGCGCCGAGGCGACCTCCATGCCCGAGGTGAGCGTCCAGACGTGCAGGTCGTGCACGTTGGCGACACCCGGTACGGCACAGAGCCGGGCCGCCACGGTGGGTACGTCGAGGTGCTCCGGCGCGGCCTGCACCAGGATCCGGACCGCGGCTCGGGCCAGTCGCCACGTCCGGGGCAGGATGAACAGGCCGATCGCGACCGCGACCACCGGGTCGGCCCACCACCAACCGGTGTTCGCGATCACCAGCGCCGCGACGATGACCCCGGCCGAGCCGAGCGTGTCGCCGAGCGCCTCCAGATAGGCCCCGCGCAGGTTGATGCTCTCCCGTGCCCCGGCGCGCAGCAGCGCGAAGGCCACCAGGTTGGCCAGCAGACCGAGGATGGCGACCACCAGCATCGGCCCGGCCAGCACGCTCGGGGGGTGGTCCTGGCCGAACCGGCGGGCCGCCTCGACCAGCACGTAGATCGCGACACCGAAGAGGAGCACCGCGTTGGCGAGCGCCGCGAGGACCTCCAGCCGGTAGAGGCCGAAGGTTCGCTGCGGGTCGTCGGTCGCGCGCCGGGTCGCGGTCATCGCGGCCAGCGCCATGCCGATCCCGAGTACGTCGGTGAACATGTGCCCGGCGTCGGAGAGCAGGGCCAGCGAGCCGGTGGCCAGGGCGGCGATCGCCTCGACGATCATGAACACGACGAGCAGCCCGAAGGCGGACCAGAGCCGTCCCCGGTGTCGCTCGGCGGCGCGCATCGACTGCGCGCCGTGGTCATGACCCGCTCCCACGCACACACCCTCCGTCGCCGGTCCCGCTATGGCCCAACATATGCTGATATCGCAATGTGTGCCAGCGGGTTGGCCAGGACCGGCACCGGGGAAGCCGGGCCGGCTCAGCCCTCGTTCGCCATGGCCGCCACGATCGGTGCCCGGCTCGCCCGGCGGGCCGGCAGCACGCCGGCCAGCACCGCCGCGCCGCAGGCCAGGCCCGTGCAGAGGGCGAGCTGCCCCACCGGTACGACCGGCAGCCCGTGCCCGTAGCTGCTGATCAGCCCGAGTGCCGCGGTCCAGCCGACCCCCACCCCCAGGGCGATCCCGGCCAGCGCGCCGACCAGCGCGATCAGCGCCGCCTCGGCGAGCAGCAGGCGTCCGAGTTGCCGCCGGGACAGCCCCAGCGCCCGGAGGGTCGCCGACTCCCGGGTCCGTTCGAAGACCGACAGGGAGAGCGTGTTGCTGATGCCGAACAGCGCGATCAGCACCGACATGCCGAGCAGGGCGGCGAAGATGCCGAGCAACTCGTCCAGCGAGGCCGACAACGCGTCCGCCTGGTCGGCCGCGCTGCTCAACCGCACCACCGGGTACGCCCGCAGCAGCCCGTCCAGCGCCTGCCGGCCGGCTGCCGTACCGACGCCGGGGGCCAGGTCGATCAGCAGCTGGTTCGCCGCACCGGCCCCGTACGCGGCGGTGAACTGGCCCCACTCGACCAGCGCCGCCCCACTCGTCGGCGCGTCGTCGTAGAGCGCGACCACGATCAGCGAGCCCGCCGGGTCCGCGCTGCCGGTGTCGTTCGGGGTGGTGGGAAGGCCGAGCGGGAACCGGTCACCCAGGCCGATGTTGCGGGCCTGGGCCACCCGGCGGTCCAATGCCACCGTGCCGGGCCGCAGGTCGGCCAGGTCACCGTCGGTCACCTCCGGCCGGATCGGCCCGCGCAACTGCTCCGGCGGCACCGACCAGACCCGTACCTGCGGGTCCGCCGGTGCGGGCGCCAACCGCACCTCGGCCACCGTCGCGAACGCCGGATCGGCCCGGAGTACGCCGGCCAGGTCCGCCGGCAGCGGACCGCGGGTCACCCCCGGTGTGCCGTCGACCCGTGCCCGGTCGAGCACGAAGTCCACCGGGAAGTTCTCGGTCAGCTCCCGACCGGTCTGGTCCCGGGCGGTCTCCAGCAGCACCGCGAACATCGACATCAGCGCCACCCCCACGGTCAGCGCCATGGTGGTCGCGGCGGCCCGGCGCGGGTTGCGCCGCGCGTTCACCACGGCCAGCCGGGCGACCGGTCCGAACAGCCGCCCCGGCAGCCATCCCAGTACGCCCACCGCGCGCGGCACCAGCAGCGGAGCCGCCACCACCGCCCCGAGGAAGACGATCATGCCGCCGCCGAGCACCAGCGGCAGCCCCGGAAAGGCCAGCGGCACCCCGACCACGATCGCCAGCAGGCCCGCCCCGGCCAGCCCGGCGGCGACCAGAACCCGGACCCGTCCGCGTCGACCGGTCGAACCACGCAACTCGGCGGTGGCGCTCCCGTGCAGCGCGGCCAGCGGCGGCACCCGCCCCGCGCCCAGCGCCGGTACGAGCGCCGCCAGCACCGCCACCAACGTGCCGAAGCCGATTGCCACCGCCACCGTCGGCCACCGCACCACCGGCGCGTGCAGCGGGATGTCGGTGGCGACCAGCTCCCGCCCCCAGATCAGCCCGTACCCGACCAGGAGGCTCATCGCCAGCCCGCCCAGCGACGCCAGCAGACCCAGCGCCAGCGCCTCCAGCAGGACCGCGGTCCCGACCTGCCGGCGGGAGGCGCCGACGCAGCGCAGCAGGCTCAGTTCGCGTACCCGCTGGGCGGCCAGGATGGCGAAGGTGTTGTAGATGACAAACGCCGACACGGTCAGCGAGACCAGCCCGAACCCGATCAGCACCGCCAGGAAACCGTCGACGTACTTGCCGGCCTGTTCGGCGAGCTGGTGCCGGAGCTGGTCGCCGGTGAGCACCGCCAACCGTGGATCGTCGGTCACCCGCGCCACCCGGTCGGCCAGCGTCTGCGGGTCGACACCCGGCTCGGCCCGGATCACCACCTGGGCGTACCGCTGGGTGCCGGTCAACCGGGTCAGGTCGGGTTCGGCCAGGGCCGCCACCGGGGAGCCGCCGAAGAGGCGGTTCACCCCGAGGTCCAGCACCCCGACCAGGGTCAGCCGGTGCGGCGTACCGGCCTGGTCGAGCAGGGTCACCGGGGCGCCGAGCGTGAAACCGGTGCCGGCCACCGTGGTCTTGTCCACCGCGACCTCACCGGCCGCCGAGGGCAGCCGCCCCGCCGCCACGTCGTACGGGGCGAGCGACGCCGTACCCGGCAGGGAGAGTCCATAACCGACGTGGCCCTGCTGGGTCAGCAGCCGGCCGTCCCGGTCGAGCAGGCCCAGCCAGGCGATCACCCGACCGTCCACCTCGGCCACCCCGTCGACCGCCCGGATCCGGGCCACCGTCTCGTCCGACACCAACGTCTCGGCGGGTTCCACCACCACATCCACGTTCCGGGCCGAGCGGGCCAGGTCGTCGTAGAAGGCGGCCCGCGCGGTGTCGCCGTAGACCAGCGTGCCGGCCAGGAAACTGACCCCGACCACCACCGCGAAGGCGGTCAACAGCAGCCGTACGGCATGGGCCCGCAGCCCGGCCACGGCCAGGCGCAGCAGCGGCCAGCTCACCCCGACCAGCGTCCCGTCATCGGCCAATGTTCCGTCACCGGCCCAATGCTCCGTCACCGGCCGCCCGTCCCGCCACGTCCGGACGTCCCGTCCCGCACAGCCGGGCAGACGGACCGGCCCCTCCGCTGCCCGGTGCCGCTCTGCCGTGCGGTGCCGCTCTGCGGTGCGGTGGCGACGGGCGGATCGACCGGGCAACATCGGACGCGGCACACACCGACATCAGCCGATGCCCGCCATAACGGCGGGGGAGGAGATCGAGGATGCGAGTTCGACCCCGTACCACCGTCCTGTTTGCCGCGATGACGCTGACCGGCGTACTGGTGGCCGCCGCCCCGGCCGCCGCCGCTCCGAGCGCCGAAACCGCGACTCC of the Micromonospora sp. NBC_01796 genome contains:
- a CDS encoding cation diffusion facilitator family transporter, whose product is MGAGHDHGAQSMRAAERHRGRLWSAFGLLVVFMIVEAIAALATGSLALLSDAGHMFTDVLGIGMALAAMTATRRATDDPQRTFGLYRLEVLAALANAVLLFGVAIYVLVEAARRFGQDHPPSVLAGPMLVVAILGLLANLVAFALLRAGARESINLRGAYLEALGDTLGSAGVIVAALVIANTGWWWADPVVAVAIGLFILPRTWRLARAAVRILVQAAPEHLDVPTVAARLCAVPGVANVHDLHVWTLTSGMEVASAHLTLSAGAEVGAVLAAARGALHDDFDINHATLQVEPGSATENCGPADW
- a CDS encoding coiled-coil domain-containing protein; translation: MAPVRPRYPRAVRTAIAITLTLLASAFTPAAALAAPAPSRTAVLAAAPGGTDDEGGSDSLREQLDVAAKGYLDAQAALDNSTKRQQQLAAHLGTLEAELVTRTQTVGELAGMAYRTGRLGPLTALLNSNSPDGFLDRAASLGTVAANEDRQLRNLIEVRDQEARAKAAIDNEIREQRKQLDIMAKRKQQAERALAAAGSGGSSPGVTGTTTAATAKPAPRNSDGSWPKESCSVNDPTTTGCITPRTLNAMNQAKAAGFTRFVSCHRTGGSGEHPKGRACDFAAEKGGFGGVATGGDKTYGDNLAAYFVKNASRLGVLYVIWFKQIWLPGSGWKAYNGGGDPSSNHTNHVHLSVN
- a CDS encoding ABC transporter permease: MTEHWAGDGTLADDGTLVGVSWPLLRLAVAGLRAHAVRLLLTAFAVVVGVSFLAGTLVYGDTARAAFYDDLARSARNVDVVVEPAETLVSDETVARIRAVDGVAEVDGRVIAWLGLLDRDGRLLTQQGHVGYGLSLPGTASLAPYDVAAGRLPSAAGEVAVDKTTVAGTGFTLGAPVTLLDQAGTPHRLTLVGVLDLGVNRLFGGSPVAALAEPDLTRLTGTQRYAQVVIRAEPGVDPQTLADRVARVTDDPRLAVLTGDQLRHQLAEQAGKYVDGFLAVLIGFGLVSLTVSAFVIYNTFAILAAQRVRELSLLRCVGASRRQVGTAVLLEALALGLLASLGGLAMSLLVGYGLIWGRELVATDIPLHAPVVRWPTVAVAIGFGTLVAVLAALVPALGAGRVPPLAALHGSATAELRGSTGRRGRVRVLVAAGLAGAGLLAIVVGVPLAFPGLPLVLGGGMIVFLGAVVAAPLLVPRAVGVLGWLPGRLFGPVARLAVVNARRNPRRAAATTMALTVGVALMSMFAVLLETARDQTGRELTENFPVDFVLDRARVDGTPGVTRGPLPADLAGVLRADPAFATVAEVRLAPAPADPQVRVWSVPPEQLRGPIRPEVTDGDLADLRPGTVALDRRVAQARNIGLGDRFPLGLPTTPNDTGSADPAGSLIVVALYDDAPTSGAALVEWGQFTAAYGAGAANQLLIDLAPGVGTAAGRQALDGLLRAYPVVRLSSAADQADALSASLDELLGIFAALLGMSVLIALFGISNTLSLSVFERTRESATLRALGLSRRQLGRLLLAEAALIALVGALAGIALGVGVGWTAALGLISSYGHGLPVVPVGQLALCTGLACGAAVLAGVLPARRASRAPIVAAMANEG